Sequence from the Salvelinus namaycush isolate Seneca unplaced genomic scaffold, SaNama_1.0 Scaffold82, whole genome shotgun sequence genome:
ccccagcaccaggtgtggccactagcctatatgaaggcccaaaattgtgtgttcctttctgctctgacaatggcatgcccattcgtgcgagatgtggtggatgaagaagcacttgtgctgaggagagccttcaggcgagaaagggtcttcagggaccggttggacccactggccttccctgatgaccatctatatgaaagatacaggttttctgcagatggcatcaggtatctatgcagactactgggtcccaggattaagcaccgcactgcacggagccatgcactgagtgtggagcaaatggtttgtgtggccttgcgcttttttgctagtggagccttcctgtactcagtgggggatgcagaacagctgaacaaggccacaatttgccgcacaataaggagtgtgtgtctggctatCAAAGCATTAGCAGATGTCTTCATCTCCTTCCCTGGCCACAGAAGACTCTGTGACATCAAAGAGGAGTTCTATCGGATTGCAGGTAAGAGGATCTACAAATTACAGGACAACTGTTAACACATAGTAGGATACTCATTACTTTGTGTGACAGGTTTCCCCAATGTCATTGGTGCAGTGGACTGCACACACATAAGGATAAAAGCCCCCTCAGGTGCCCATGAGGCCGATTTTGTGAATAGgaaatcctttcacagcattaatgttcaggtgaacataactttttgatattgtccattgacgaacactctgcattgccagtgatgtgcattgattggtgtaatattcctcatcttatgatttcagatggtctgcaatgctgactgtgtgatcagcaatgttgtggcaaaatggcctggcTCAGTCCATGACTCCAGAATCTTTCGGGCCTCTGAAATCTATCAGTGCCTATCACAAGGTAAGCCACACAACCCCTATTCATAACCATCATGGCTGTGTCAAGaatatcactgtgtttatgaggtagtaatgatgagattttgtgttgacaggtgaattctctggtgtgttgctgggagacagggggtatggctgccagccttttctcctgacacctttcacagacccccaggaagcacagcaggcctacaaccatgcccatgccaggaccagagttgaaatgacctttggcctcctgaaggcacgctttcactgccttcacaaattaagggtcagccctgttagggcatgtgatattactgtggcttgtgctgtcctccacaatgtggcctgcctgaggaaggagagggcccCCAGAGTGCCACCAGCCATGGACTGGGACAATCCGGCAATCTTCCCTGATGACGACAGTGGTCGGCTGCTGAGGGACCAATATGTGTTGAATTATTTTAGTTAGTATGTGTGCTTTCAATTTTGGTTAAATATGTCCTGCGGTGGCAGAGGAATTTGGGTTTTTTTGGGGTCGTTTTTTTACGAATTTGGCCTCTTATGATGTTTGTGCGGTTTACTGTGTGTAATACAAGGCTGCAGGGAGGCTACTGCATCCATTCATTTGTCTGTTCAGTTGATGTGTATGGATTTGTCCTGCATTTATTTTAG
This genomic interval carries:
- the LOC120042971 gene encoding putative nuclease HARBI1, encoding MACPFVRDVVDEEALVLRRAFRRERVFRDRLDPLAFPDDHLYERYRFSADGIRYLCRLLGPRIKHRTARSHALSVEQMVCVALRFFASGAFLYSVGDAEQLNKATICRTIRSVCLAIKALADVFISFPGHRRLCDIKEEFYRIAGFPNVIGAVDCTHIRIKAPSGAHEADFVNRKSFHSINVQMVCNADCVISNVVAKWPGSVHDSRIFRASEIYQCLSQGEFSGVLLGDRGYGCQPFLLTPFTDPQEAQQAYNHAHARTRVEMTFGLLKARFHCLHKLRVSPVRACDITVACAVLHNVACLRKERAPRVPPAMDWDNPAIFPDDDSGRLLRDQYVLNYFS